One Cohnella candidum genomic region harbors:
- a CDS encoding S-layer homology domain-containing protein, translated as MSPKADYTHPYVTAPAVTAPYSAGTLKTEYIQDGLNALNFYRYISGLPGDVTATDDLNRKAAYGSVLLASEGNFGHTPPKPADMADDFYKLGYASTSSANIFASYGYNNHILFASIEAYMEDSDTSNLDRLGHRRWVLNPPLQYTGMGLAKGKDEFSYTALQVFDKSRSEKVNFHYIPYPARGAFPVEVMQPTTAWSISLNTAEYARPSLASVTVNLKRKSDGRTWQFGASQNTVTEKGNYFNVENSGYGTGSAIIFRPAGISEYQPGDVYDVTINGLAGKDGSAKTITYSVDFSSALDPAATLPKFADTAGHWARQTIDWAAGLNIASGYPDGTFKPDNTVTEAEFLKMFTVAMGANVTPSGFWSDAYYAYAAGHGFNLQGLKDAKLKSKSLNRTAVAELFASAAGQKLTGYDAIRYMLTNGYSKGKTAATVVGYRGADTLTRAEAVQFIKNALDAKYALPSVS; from the coding sequence ATGTCACCGAAAGCCGATTACACCCATCCTTACGTCACGGCGCCGGCCGTTACCGCCCCCTACTCTGCGGGTACGCTGAAGACGGAGTATATTCAGGACGGTTTGAACGCCCTGAATTTCTATCGCTATATCAGCGGATTGCCCGGCGATGTGACCGCGACGGATGATTTGAACCGCAAAGCCGCCTATGGCTCGGTTCTGCTCGCCTCGGAAGGCAATTTCGGACATACGCCGCCGAAGCCGGCCGACATGGCCGACGATTTCTACAAGCTGGGGTACGCTTCCACGTCGAGCGCTAATATATTCGCTTCTTATGGTTACAATAATCATATCTTGTTCGCGTCTATCGAAGCCTATATGGAAGACTCCGATACTTCCAACCTGGACAGGCTCGGACACCGCCGCTGGGTCCTGAACCCGCCGCTGCAATATACGGGGATGGGACTCGCGAAGGGCAAGGACGAGTTCAGCTACACCGCTCTGCAGGTGTTCGACAAGAGCAGAAGCGAGAAGGTCAACTTCCACTACATTCCGTACCCTGCGCGCGGAGCGTTTCCGGTGGAGGTCATGCAGCCGACGACCGCTTGGTCCATCAGCCTGAATACCGCCGAATATGCCAGGCCGTCCCTGGCGTCGGTCACGGTTAACCTGAAAAGGAAAAGCGACGGACGCACGTGGCAGTTCGGAGCCTCGCAAAATACCGTCACCGAGAAGGGGAATTACTTTAACGTCGAAAACAGCGGCTACGGCACAGGTTCGGCGATTATTTTCCGGCCGGCCGGCATTTCCGAGTACCAGCCCGGCGACGTGTACGACGTGACGATCAACGGTTTGGCGGGCAAAGACGGATCGGCCAAAACGATTACCTACTCGGTCGATTTCTCAAGCGCGCTGGACCCGGCGGCCACCCTTCCGAAATTCGCGGATACCGCCGGACACTGGGCTCGCCAAACGATCGATTGGGCAGCGGGACTGAACATCGCCTCCGGTTATCCGGACGGCACGTTCAAACCCGACAATACGGTCACGGAAGCCGAGTTTCTGAAAATGTTCACGGTGGCGATGGGAGCGAATGTTACGCCGAGCGGTTTCTGGTCCGATGCCTATTACGCTTATGCGGCCGGACACGGCTTTAACCTTCAGGGGTTGAAGGACGCGAAGCTCAAGTCGAAATCGTTGAACCGTACGGCAGTGGCCGAGCTCTTCGCGTCGGCGGCCGGGCAAAAGCTGACCGGCTACGACGCCATCCGTTACATGCTCACGAACGGTTACTCGAAAGGCAAAACCGCTGCGACCGTCGTGGGCTACCGGGGAGCGGATACGCTGACTCGCGCCGAAGCCGTGCAGTTTATCAAGAACGCGCTCGACGCGAAGTACGCTCTCCCATCCGTATCGTAA
- a CDS encoding ABC transporter ATP-binding protein: MNPLKVERVVKQYGDKTAVNGLSFEVAEGEIYGLLGANGAGKTTTMRMILGLIFPDGGDIRYFGKNYSKEQLSMLGYLPEERGMYPKIKVSDQILYLAQLRGMSRKDAEANLRKWLEKFQVPENYDKKVEELSKGNQQKIQFIAAVIHNPRIVILDEAFSGLDPVNVELLKTTVKELRDNGTSIVFSTHRMEHVEELCRNITIMHKSNPVLQGPIREIKKKFPQERVILAADGEVSGLESIPGVASVVRHENSYEMKVREPDVAQAVLRHALAQGPVRRFELMEPTLNEIFIKTVGESHE, translated from the coding sequence TTGAACCCGCTTAAAGTGGAACGCGTCGTCAAGCAGTACGGCGACAAAACGGCAGTGAACGGCTTGAGCTTCGAAGTAGCGGAAGGCGAAATTTACGGCTTGCTTGGCGCGAACGGCGCCGGCAAAACGACGACCATGCGCATGATTCTCGGACTTATTTTCCCCGATGGCGGGGACATCCGTTATTTCGGCAAGAACTACAGCAAAGAGCAGCTCAGCATGCTCGGGTATCTGCCCGAAGAGAGAGGCATGTATCCGAAAATCAAAGTGAGCGACCAGATTCTCTATTTGGCGCAGCTCCGCGGCATGTCCCGCAAGGACGCGGAGGCCAATTTGCGGAAGTGGCTGGAGAAGTTCCAGGTGCCCGAAAACTACGACAAGAAAGTCGAAGAGCTGTCCAAGGGCAACCAGCAGAAAATCCAGTTCATCGCCGCGGTCATCCATAATCCCCGTATCGTCATTTTGGACGAAGCTTTCAGCGGATTGGATCCGGTTAACGTCGAGCTGCTGAAAACGACCGTCAAAGAACTTCGCGACAACGGCACGAGCATCGTGTTTTCGACCCACCGGATGGAACACGTCGAAGAGCTGTGCCGCAACATCACGATCATGCACAAGTCCAATCCCGTGCTGCAGGGGCCGATCCGGGAGATCAAGAAGAAGTTCCCGCAGGAGCGGGTCATTCTGGCAGCGGACGGGGAAGTCTCCGGTCTCGAGTCCATTCCCGGAGTAGCTTCGGTTGTTCGCCACGAGAACAGCTATGAAATGAAAGTTCGGGAGCCGGACGTCGCGCAAGCGGTGCTTCGCCACGCGCTGGCCCAAGGCCCGGTCCGCCGGTTCGAGCTGATGGAGCCGACGCTGAACGAAATCTTCATTAAAACGGTAGGTGAGAGCCATGAATAA
- a CDS encoding RluA family pseudouridine synthase → MKRPPFKKAPPAGASAKSSPTSSRTFTVREPSELLSFLFSQHPGQGRNSVKAMLSRGQVSVGGRTVTAFNHPLKPGDAVEVRKGRPPEAVRFVGLSVLHEDADIIVIRKDAGLLSVATEEERELTAYRQLSDYVKREDPRARIFVLHRLDRDTSGVMMFARSEQVQKKMQDAWKDVVTERTYTALVEGQVREPEGKVESWLKENAAMKMYSSSQPNDGQHAVTHYKLLRSSRLYSLLEIRLETGRKNQIRVHMQDLGHPIAGDKKYGAKTKPIGRLGLHASVLAFVHPTTGERLRFKADVPKSFLSVFKDQEPK, encoded by the coding sequence GTGAAACGTCCACCATTCAAAAAAGCGCCCCCCGCGGGCGCATCCGCTAAAAGCAGCCCGACGTCTTCCCGTACCTTCACGGTGCGGGAACCGTCTGAGCTGCTTTCTTTCCTGTTCAGCCAGCATCCCGGACAGGGCCGCAACTCCGTGAAAGCGATGCTGTCTCGCGGCCAGGTGTCAGTCGGAGGCCGTACGGTCACCGCCTTCAACCATCCGTTGAAGCCGGGCGACGCAGTGGAGGTACGCAAAGGACGGCCGCCGGAAGCGGTACGCTTCGTCGGACTGTCCGTGCTCCACGAGGACGCGGACATCATCGTCATTCGCAAGGACGCCGGGCTGCTGTCCGTCGCGACGGAGGAAGAGCGCGAGTTGACCGCCTACCGCCAATTATCGGATTACGTGAAACGGGAGGATCCCCGCGCGCGGATCTTCGTTCTTCACCGGCTGGACCGAGACACGTCCGGCGTCATGATGTTCGCCCGCAGCGAGCAAGTGCAGAAGAAGATGCAGGACGCCTGGAAGGACGTCGTCACGGAACGGACGTACACGGCACTCGTAGAAGGGCAGGTCCGCGAGCCGGAGGGCAAAGTGGAGTCGTGGCTCAAGGAAAACGCCGCGATGAAAATGTATTCCAGTTCCCAGCCGAACGACGGCCAGCACGCGGTGACGCACTACAAGCTGCTCCGCTCGAGCCGCCTATATTCGCTGCTGGAAATCCGACTCGAAACCGGCCGCAAAAACCAAATCCGCGTTCACATGCAGGACCTCGGCCATCCGATTGCCGGGGACAAGAAATACGGCGCCAAGACGAAGCCGATCGGCCGCCTCGGCCTTCACGCGAGCGTGCTCGCTTTCGTCCATCCGACCACGGGAGAGCGTCTGCGCTTTAAGGCCGACGTGCCGAAGTCGTTCCTTAGCGTGTTTAAAGATCAAGAACCTAAATAA
- a CDS encoding ABC transporter ATP-binding protein — protein sequence MNDFERPAIRFAGMTTGSGEFRLGPLDLEIPQGLVTAVVGANGSGKSTLFRTLLGLEPVTGGRLEVLGSPILPNGEESYKARIGFVAENPHAYENPMTVAEKAEFASLWYPGWDRKRYRRLVDRFDIDVSARLSKLSKGMRRKAELAIAMAHDPELLLLDEPSSGLDPFIWKIWLEELQSYLENGDRTLLLATHVTEEVRRLADNVLFLHRGQSLGFYEKDRLFEEWRSLLVRRSEAGADPGKLRGTPGCCRMESGGSDLYSIVVSGAERGEQEFYLAACGFQVLENRPLELEDILGCMIAKEEANVEPA from the coding sequence ATGAATGATTTCGAACGGCCGGCGATTCGGTTCGCGGGCATGACGACAGGGAGCGGGGAATTCCGCTTGGGACCGCTCGATTTGGAAATCCCGCAGGGACTCGTCACGGCAGTCGTCGGGGCCAACGGTTCGGGCAAGAGCACGCTTTTCCGAACGCTGCTCGGGCTGGAGCCGGTCACGGGTGGGCGGCTGGAAGTGCTTGGCTCGCCCATCCTGCCGAATGGCGAGGAAAGCTATAAAGCGAGAATCGGCTTCGTGGCGGAAAATCCCCATGCCTACGAGAATCCGATGACGGTGGCCGAGAAGGCGGAATTCGCCTCGCTCTGGTACCCCGGGTGGGATCGCAAGCGTTATCGCCGCTTGGTCGACAGGTTCGATATCGACGTGAGCGCCAGGCTTTCGAAGCTGTCCAAGGGAATGCGCAGGAAAGCGGAGCTGGCGATCGCCATGGCCCATGATCCCGAGCTGCTGCTCCTCGATGAGCCTTCTTCCGGCCTCGATCCTTTCATTTGGAAAATATGGCTGGAAGAATTGCAGAGTTACCTGGAGAACGGCGATCGGACGCTGCTGCTGGCCACCCACGTGACGGAGGAAGTCAGGCGGCTTGCCGACAACGTGCTGTTTCTGCACCGGGGGCAGTCACTCGGATTCTACGAGAAAGACCGGCTGTTCGAGGAATGGCGCTCGCTGCTGGTGCGAAGGTCGGAAGCGGGTGCGGACCCCGGTAAGTTGAGAGGGACCCCGGGCTGCTGCCGGATGGAGAGCGGCGGATCGGACTTATATAGCATTGTGGTAAGCGGCGCCGAGCGCGGCGAGCAGGAATTTTATTTGGCGGCTTGCGGATTCCAGGTGCTGGAGAACCGGCCTTTGGAACTGGAAGATATATTGGGCTGTATGATCGCAAAGGAGGAAGCGAACGTTGAACCCGCTTAA
- a CDS encoding GntR family transcriptional regulator yields the protein MWLPIKIDEQRPEPLYHQIESQLRGLILGGQLTEGTALPSIRELAVSLKCSVITIRRVYQDLETEGLIRTRQGAGTFVAGVDLTEREKHRLSRAAEELEKAVDAGLQLQCTIEEIETLFRDVMKARAEGQSGGNRDE from the coding sequence GTGTGGCTGCCGATCAAAATTGACGAACAGCGACCCGAGCCGCTCTACCACCAGATCGAGTCGCAGCTTCGCGGGCTGATTCTCGGAGGGCAGTTGACGGAGGGGACGGCGCTTCCCTCCATCCGGGAGCTGGCGGTGTCTTTAAAATGCAGCGTCATCACGATCAGGCGGGTATACCAGGACTTGGAGACGGAAGGATTGATTCGCACCCGGCAAGGTGCGGGGACGTTCGTCGCGGGCGTCGATCTGACGGAACGCGAGAAGCACCGTTTGAGCCGGGCCGCGGAGGAGCTGGAGAAAGCCGTCGACGCCGGCTTGCAGCTTCAATGCACCATCGAAGAGATCGAGACGCTTTTCCGGGATGTTATGAAGGCTCGAGCGGAAGGACAGTCGGGAGGGAACCGCGATGAATGA